From one Ignavibacteria bacterium genomic stretch:
- a CDS encoding NADH-quinone oxidoreductase subunit B has product MKSLLDQEFSDSNIVITKTEDLLNWARLSSVWQLGFGLACCAIEMMATSASHYDFDRFGVIPRATPRQADAIIISGTVTLKMATRIKRLYEQMPDPKYIISMGSCSNSGGPYWEHGYHVLKGIDRVIPVDVYVPGCPPRPEALLEGLLKLQEKIRNESLVKKTA; this is encoded by the coding sequence ATGAAAAGTTTATTAGATCAGGAATTTTCAGACAGTAACATTGTCATTACAAAAACAGAGGATTTGCTGAACTGGGCCCGTTTATCGTCAGTCTGGCAGCTTGGATTTGGCCTTGCCTGCTGCGCAATCGAAATGATGGCTACATCGGCCTCACATTACGATTTCGACAGGTTTGGAGTCATTCCCCGTGCAACACCCCGCCAGGCTGATGCCATAATCATTTCAGGCACTGTTACTCTCAAGATGGCCACACGTATCAAGCGTCTCTACGAACAGATGCCCGATCCCAAATATATAATCTCAATGGGAAGCTGCTCCAATAGCGGCGGACCGTACTGGGAGCACGGCTATCACGTATTAAAAGGAATTGACAGGGTCATTCCGGTTGACGTTTACGTTCCCGGCTGCCCCCCCAGGCCTGAGGCTTTGTTAGAAGGCCTGTTAAAACTACAGGAAAAAATCAGAAACGAATCACTGGTTAAGAAAACCGCATGA
- a CDS encoding NADH-quinone oxidoreductase subunit C produces MKTREEIFNILKQEFPEDVFELLNQPSEPIIMVDPKAIHKICFYLRDTEGLKFDSLMVLSGADDANGEKVTDADGSVTINGGTLSVYYHLESIQLGQKATLKAATPRDNPEVESVEGVWKSANWHEREAYDMFGIKFLHHPDLRRILMPYDWEAGYPLRKDYKNPEFYQGMKVPY; encoded by the coding sequence ATGAAAACTAGAGAAGAAATTTTTAATATCCTGAAACAGGAATTTCCGGAGGATGTTTTTGAACTCCTCAACCAGCCCTCTGAACCGATAATTATGGTTGACCCGAAGGCAATTCATAAGATCTGCTTTTATCTGAGGGATACCGAAGGGCTGAAGTTTGACTCTTTAATGGTCCTTTCCGGCGCTGACGATGCAAACGGTGAAAAAGTTACCGATGCAGACGGTTCAGTTACAATTAACGGCGGCACACTGAGCGTATACTATCACCTGGAATCAATTCAACTCGGACAGAAAGCAACCTTAAAGGCTGCAACTCCAAGGGATAACCCTGAAGTTGAATCAGTTGAAGGCGTCTGGAAAAGTGCCAACTGGCATGAAAGAGAAGCCTACGATATGTTTGGCATCAAATTCCTGCACCACCCGGATCTCAGAAGAATCTTAATGCCATACGACTGGGAGGCAGGATATCCACTCAGAAAAGATTATAAGAATCCGGAATTCTATCAGGGCATGAAGGTTCCCTACTGA
- a CDS encoding NADH-quinone oxidoreductase subunit D yields the protein MALKTEEMVLNMGPQHPSTHGVLRLEVELDGELIVNVKPHIGYLHRCFEKHAEAMNYNQVIPYTDRLDYLAAMYNSFGYVIGVEKLLGIQVPERVEYIRVIMGELQRIASHLVAVGTYGVDIGAFTPFLYGFRDREKILSLFEMTCGARMLYNYNWVGGLSHDLHPDFVPMAREFLKYFKGSLVEFNNLLSYNKIFIERTANVGVLPLDTAISYGITGPNLRASGIKWDLRKNDPYSVYDRFDFEIPMGSGEKGTTGDCWDRYYVRIREMEESVKIVEQALDQLPEGDVHAAIPKRIKPAVGTIYSRVENPKGELGYFIISDGSVNPYRMKVRGPSFVNLAVLGELCKGHLVADVIAILGSIDIVLGEVDR from the coding sequence ATGGCATTAAAAACTGAAGAAATGGTATTAAACATGGGGCCCCAGCACCCTTCAACACACGGCGTGCTGCGGCTTGAAGTTGAACTTGACGGCGAGCTGATTGTCAACGTAAAACCCCATATCGGATATTTACACCGCTGCTTTGAAAAACATGCTGAGGCGATGAACTATAACCAGGTCATCCCCTATACAGACAGGCTTGACTATCTGGCTGCCATGTATAACAGCTTCGGCTACGTGATTGGAGTTGAAAAGCTGCTCGGAATCCAGGTCCCTGAAAGAGTTGAATATATCAGGGTCATAATGGGAGAGCTTCAGAGAATTGCATCCCACCTGGTTGCAGTAGGAACATATGGCGTCGATATTGGTGCCTTTACCCCCTTCCTTTACGGCTTCAGGGACAGGGAAAAAATACTGAGCCTGTTTGAAATGACCTGCGGCGCACGCATGCTTTATAATTATAACTGGGTTGGCGGACTCTCGCACGACCTGCACCCGGATTTTGTGCCGATGGCAAGGGAGTTCCTGAAGTATTTCAAGGGAAGCCTTGTAGAATTTAACAACCTTCTTTCATACAATAAGATCTTTATTGAACGTACTGCCAACGTTGGCGTTCTGCCCCTGGATACTGCCATAAGCTACGGCATCACAGGTCCTAACCTTAGAGCAAGCGGAATCAAGTGGGATTTAAGAAAGAACGATCCATATTCTGTTTATGACAGGTTTGATTTTGAGATCCCTATGGGTTCGGGCGAGAAAGGTACAACAGGCGACTGCTGGGACCGTTACTACGTCCGCATTAGAGAAATGGAAGAAAGTGTTAAGATAGTAGAGCAGGCTCTGGATCAGCTGCCTGAAGGTGACGTGCACGCGGCTATTCCAAAGAGAATTAAACCTGCCGTAGGTACTATCTACAGCCGTGTGGAAAACCCGAAAGGAGAATTAGGATATTTCATCATCAGCGACGGATCAGTGAATCCTTATAGAATGAAGGTCAGAGGTCCATCCTTTGTTAACCTTGCAGTCTTGGGTGAATTGTGCAAAGGTCATCTTGTTGCTGACGTAATAGCAATTTTAGGTAGTATAGATATAGTTCTGGGAGAGGTGGACAGATAA
- the nuoH gene encoding NADH-quinone oxidoreductase subunit NuoH: protein MYNLLNNLIGNEYVAAVIAAALPLFVFILPFALAAVLLERKVSAFMQDRLGPNRTGYRGLLQTVADILKLIQKEDITATDADKKLFNLAPVLVFAGCYAAFAAIPFSGAYIGADIDLGMFFIVAISSLVVAGILMGGWASNNKYSLIGAMRSAAQMISYEIPTALVILSLVLVTGTLSLHQISEQQTAYFWNWNILGGAGLGFSKLLLIPFMIVGFIIIYISSLAEVNRTPFDIPEAESELVAGFHTEYSGMKFAMFFLAEYANMFAVSSVVAALFFGGYQSPFGYLGNTLGISWLVPLEQFFWFTAKGMFFVLVQMWLRWTLPRLRVDQLMTVCWKYLIPYAFVNLIIVGLITLL from the coding sequence ATGTATAATCTATTAAACAATCTTATCGGCAATGAATACGTTGCTGCCGTAATTGCTGCAGCTCTTCCATTATTCGTATTTATTCTGCCCTTCGCACTTGCAGCAGTTCTTCTTGAAAGAAAAGTCTCGGCATTTATGCAGGACAGGCTCGGGCCTAACCGTACAGGTTACCGCGGACTTCTGCAGACAGTGGCTGATATTTTGAAACTCATTCAGAAAGAAGACATCACTGCTACGGATGCCGACAAAAAGCTCTTTAATTTGGCTCCGGTCCTCGTTTTTGCCGGCTGTTATGCCGCCTTTGCTGCAATTCCTTTCTCAGGCGCTTATATCGGAGCCGACATTGACCTTGGAATGTTCTTTATCGTGGCTATTTCAAGCCTTGTTGTTGCCGGCATCTTAATGGGCGGCTGGGCTTCGAATAATAAATATTCTCTGATCGGCGCCATGAGAAGTGCCGCCCAGATGATAAGCTATGAAATACCAACAGCTCTTGTAATTCTTTCACTTGTTCTTGTAACAGGCACATTAAGCCTTCACCAGATAAGCGAACAGCAGACTGCTTATTTCTGGAACTGGAACATTTTAGGCGGTGCGGGACTTGGATTTTCAAAGCTCCTGCTTATCCCCTTCATGATTGTAGGCTTTATAATCATTTACATCAGCTCTCTTGCTGAAGTAAACAGAACACCTTTTGATATTCCTGAGGCAGAAAGCGAGCTCGTAGCGGGTTTCCACACAGAATATTCAGGTATGAAATTCGCAATGTTCTTCCTTGCTGAATACGCAAACATGTTTGCAGTTTCATCAGTTGTGGCAGCACTTTTCTTCGGCGGCTATCAGTCTCCTTTTGGATATCTGGGCAACACGCTCGGCATCTCATGGCTGGTTCCGCTTGAACAGTTCTTCTGGTTCACGGCAAAAGGAATGTTCTTTGTGCTTGTACAGATGTGGCTCAGATGGACTCTTCCGCGTCTGAGAGTTGACCAGCTGATGACTGTCTGCTGGAAATATTTAATCCCTTATGCTTTTGTTAATTTGATCATCGTAGGTCTAATAACTTTACTTTAA
- a CDS encoding NADH-quinone oxidoreductase subunit I produces the protein MKQYLKNTWEAIWTVLVGMKITLKHLFMPSVTIQYPDVKVQLPDRARNRLYVNIDDCIGCDQCARACPVSCISIETVKGMPTEDLGKTSNGKKKALWVTQFNIDIAKCCFCSLCTYPCPTECIKMTDVYEFSEYERANLLYKFSNMTEEEVAVKKENFAKMEAEKAAAKAAAAAAPKVPKPAPAAEATKTDTENK, from the coding sequence ATGAAACAATATCTTAAAAATACCTGGGAAGCCATATGGACCGTTTTAGTGGGAATGAAAATTACGCTAAAGCACTTGTTTATGCCTTCCGTAACAATTCAATACCCTGACGTTAAGGTTCAACTTCCTGACAGGGCACGTAACAGATTATACGTTAATATTGACGACTGCATCGGCTGTGACCAGTGCGCAAGAGCATGTCCGGTAAGCTGCATCTCAATTGAAACAGTAAAGGGAATGCCCACAGAAGATTTAGGCAAAACTTCCAACGGCAAGAAAAAAGCTCTTTGGGTAACCCAGTTTAATATAGATATTGCAAAGTGCTGCTTCTGCAGTTTATGCACATATCCCTGCCCTACCGAATGCATAAAGATGACTGATGTTTATGAGTTTTCGGAATATGAGAGAGCTAATCTATTATACAAATTCTCTAATATGACTGAAGAAGAAGTTGCCGTAAAGAAAGAGAATTTTGCAAAAATGGAAGCCGAAAAAGCAGCAGCAAAAGCAGCCGCCGCAGCAGCTCCCAAGGTGCCGAAACCAGCTCCGGCAGCAGAGGCAACTAAAACAGATACAGAAAACAAATAA
- a CDS encoding NADH-quinone oxidoreductase subunit J: protein MNIYDIVFYLFAAITLASAFVVVTARNIIYSAFSLLFTFFGIAGLYVLLGADFIAVVQLMVYVGGILVLILFGVMLTNKITSVQIKTGTLQVIPAILGTALMAGVLIKIFTGTNWHSQMAQYPTKTTAYALGHILLTDYVLIFELLGILLLIALIGAATIARKEEKAS, encoded by the coding sequence ATGAACATCTATGATATAGTATTCTATCTGTTTGCAGCTATCACACTGGCCTCGGCCTTTGTGGTTGTAACTGCCAGAAATATAATCTATTCAGCCTTCAGCCTGCTCTTTACATTCTTCGGCATTGCGGGTTTGTATGTACTGCTCGGTGCCGACTTTATAGCAGTTGTACAGCTGATGGTTTATGTTGGTGGCATTCTTGTTTTAATTCTCTTCGGTGTCATGCTGACAAATAAAATAACCAGCGTCCAGATCAAGACCGGTACACTGCAGGTTATTCCTGCAATACTTGGTACGGCTCTCATGGCAGGTGTTTTAATTAAGATCTTTACGGGTACAAACTGGCATTCACAAATGGCACAGTACCCTACGAAAACGACGGCATATGCACTGGGACACATACTTTTAACAGATTATGTACTGATATTTGAACTTCTTGGAATTCTTTTGCTCATTGCCCTGATCGGTGCGGCTACAATAGCAAGAAAAGAAGAAAAAGCAAGCTAA
- the nuoK gene encoding NADH-quinone oxidoreductase subunit NuoK: MVQVGLTHFLVVSAILFSLGIFGIVTRKNAVMVLMGLELILNSANINFVAFSRFGNFGLNGQAVALFVIVLAAAEAAIALAIVLNIYKTFATVNVDEIDKLKE; this comes from the coding sequence TTGGTTCAAGTTGGATTAACCCATTTTTTAGTAGTAAGTGCAATTCTTTTCTCACTGGGAATTTTCGGCATTGTAACACGCAAGAATGCCGTTATGGTACTGATGGGACTGGAACTGATCCTGAATTCAGCCAACATTAACTTTGTCGCTTTTTCAAGGTTTGGTAATTTTGGACTGAACGGACAGGCCGTAGCACTTTTTGTTATTGTATTGGCGGCTGCTGAAGCTGCTATTGCATTAGCCATTGTATTAAACATTTACAAAACTTTCGCCACAGTAAACGTGGATGAAATTGACAAACTAAAAGAATAG